Proteins encoded in a region of the Bacillus sp. T3 genome:
- a CDS encoding prepilin peptidase, with protein MIHTLLFLYGITLGSFYNVVGLRVPEGKSIISPRSACPTCGHQLRASELIPVLSYLFQKGKCRVCQTGISPIYPAIELLTGILFATAPIVIGWTSELVIALSLISLFIVITVSDLAYMIIPDKVLLVFATFFLVERLLIPLTPWWDSLIGAVVGFVLLLAIALISKGGMGGGDIKLFALIGFVVGVKLVLLAFFLSTLLGAVLGLAGMALKLVKKGKPIPFGPFIAAGTMLAYYYGDDLINAYLQIFFS; from the coding sequence TTGATACACACATTACTCTTTTTATACGGTATTACCCTCGGCTCCTTCTATAACGTAGTCGGACTTCGAGTGCCAGAAGGCAAGTCAATCATTTCGCCACGTTCAGCATGCCCAACATGCGGTCATCAGCTAAGAGCCTCAGAATTAATTCCAGTACTATCCTATTTATTTCAAAAGGGGAAATGCCGCGTCTGTCAGACGGGCATTTCGCCTATTTATCCGGCGATTGAATTGTTAACGGGGATCTTGTTTGCAACAGCCCCGATAGTAATTGGCTGGACCAGTGAATTAGTGATTGCCTTATCGTTGATTTCATTGTTTATTGTCATCACCGTTTCTGACTTGGCGTATATGATTATCCCTGATAAAGTATTGCTTGTATTTGCAACGTTTTTTTTGGTAGAACGTCTCTTAATTCCGCTTACCCCATGGTGGGACTCTTTAATAGGTGCTGTAGTTGGCTTTGTGTTACTGCTCGCGATTGCATTGATTAGCAAGGGCGGTATGGGTGGCGGAGACATTAAACTATTCGCACTCATTGGCTTTGTTGTGGGGGTCAAGCTTGTATTATTAGCCTTTTTTTTATCGACGCTATTAGGGGCAGTCCTTGGTTTAGCGGGAATGGCTTTGAAACTCGTAAAAAAAGGGAAACCGATTCCGTTTGGACCTTTTATTGCTGCGGGGACGATGCTGGCCTATTATTACGGAGATGATCTTATTAACGCCTATCTTCAAATATTTTTTTCATAA